Within Dethiobacter alkaliphilus AHT 1, the genomic segment GGAAAACCTTTGTTGCTGCACTCCACAAACAAACGGTTCATTTCCCGGAAGTACGGGCGCGCATCTTCCGGATTCTCAGTAAAGGGTGGAATGGTCATCAGCCCCTCAATTTGCAGGTTTTTGCATTGCACTGTTTCTGCGAGAAAATCCTGCAGTTCGGTGGGGGAAATACCGCCCTTTTGCCCTTCTCCCCCCACATTGACCTGAATCAGAGCCCTGACCACCGTTTCCTGCTCCTGGGCCTGTTTTTGCAAAGCCTGAACCAGCCGCCAGCGGTCCACCGAATGAACCAGGGCAAAGTGCCCCACCACTTCTTTGGCCTTATTGGTTTGCAGCCTACCGATAAAATGCCACTGGGCTCCGGGAAAAGCGGCAACTTTGGGCAGAGCCTCCTGAACGCGGTTTTCACCGAATGTGTTCAGGCCCAACTCCAGCGCCTGGCCCACCACCTCCTGGGAGAC encodes:
- a CDS encoding YggS family pyridoxal phosphate-dependent enzyme; protein product: VSQEVVGQALELGLNTFGENRVQEALPKVAAFPGAQWHFIGRLQTNKAKEVVGHFALVHSVDRWRLVQALQKQAQEQETVVRALIQVNVGGEGQKGGISPTELQDFLAETVQCKNLQIEGLMTIPPFTENPEDARPYFREMNRLFVECSNKGFPMKYLSMGMSNDYTVAVEEGANLVRVGSAIFGERN